From the genome of Erinaceus europaeus chromosome 1, mEriEur2.1, whole genome shotgun sequence:
atctattcatatcttctgtccactttttaattgggttgttcttttgcCTAATGTGTTTCTTCTCCATCAGTGTCTGCCTGGTACATGCTCCCCCACTCCACCATGATTTCAAGACAGCACTcaaggccctgccaccacacTTCAATGCCTCCACCCAGAGTGACTACATCAGGCTCGTCTCCAACTATGGCACCCACTTCATCCGATCCATGGAGCTGGGTGGTCGGCTCTCCTCCCTGACTGCCATGCGCACCTGTGAGCTGGCCCTGGACGGGCTCACGGCAGACGAGGTGGCAGACTGCCTGGAGGTTGAGGCCCAGGTCAGCATAGGAGGCAAAGCCACCAGCTCATCTGAATACAAGGCCtgtgaggagaagaagaagcagcacaaGATGGCGACCTCCTTCCACCAGGCCTACCGGGAACGCTATTCTGAAATAGTGGGTGGCAACCATACCTCCACACATGACACGCTGTTTGGGCAGCAGGCTGGGCCTGAGAAGTTCACTGAGTGGGTGGCCTCACTGCTGGACAATCCTGGCCTGGTGGGCTACACCCTGGAGCCACTGCACATTCTCCTGAAGAATAAGGACCCAAGGCGGGAGGCACTGAGGCAGGCTGTGAGCACCTACATTCTGCACAAGGCACGCTGGAGGGACTGCAGCcggccctgccccactgggcagTACAAGAGTCCCCATGACCCGTGCCAGTGTGTGTGCCACGGCTCAGCAGTCAGCACCCAGAACTGCTGTCCCCGGCAGAGAGGCATGGCCCGGCTGCTGGTTATGAATTTCATGGCAGCAGgtctctggggagatagcactacTGCTACTGATGCCTATCTGAAGGTCTTCTTTGGAGGCCAGGAGCAGAGGACTGACACAATATGGAATACTAATGACCCCATGTGGAGAGCACCAGTGGACTTTGGCGATGTGCTTCTGTCCACTGGGGGTCCCCTGAGGGTGCAGGTCTGGGATGAATACTATGGCTGGGACGATGACCTTCTGGGCACTTGTGACAGGTCTCCACAGTCTGGGACCCATGAAGTGAATTGCAACGTTTCTCATGGTCGCCTAAAATTCATCTACCAAGCCAAGTGCTTGCCTCACCTGGGAGGGCCCACCTGCATGGATTATGCCCCCCGTGGACTTCTGGGGGAGCCTCCGGGAAACCGGAGTGGGGTGGTGTGGTGAGAACAGCAGGCTGTGGGAGGGCCAGGGTGCATGTTCAGAAGGCGTTCTCATCAAGGGGCAAAAGCCTTCTCAGATGCTCATTAGATAGGCTGATAAGAAAAAAGTTAagtctttttgcttttttattcagGAGACTGAGTCTAGATGCCAGCTGAACCTTTTTGTCCAAAGTCCCTCAGCTCTGTTATATCCTGGTCTTCATAAATCAGCTGAGGCTGGGCCAAATCCTAAATTCACTGCTCCACAGGCCATGGCCAGGCCCCACCTAGATGCTTGTTGTCATTGAAGACCTCATCCTCtgctttttttggttttgtttttgtcatttggAGAATCTCTCATCATATTAGACCCAGCCCTTCTGCCTCAAATGCTCTTTCTGAATTCTTTGCCCGCCAACTTTGCTTCCCAGACAACAAGGCCTGTTCTGTCCTGGTACTGTTTCTACATTCTGGCAGGGGACCTAGGAAGATGATATGATGGTGGTGGTTGTGACAGGAGAGGCTGAGGCCCAAACACAGCCTTGGAGATAAACTCTGCTTCAACAACTTTGCGCAGCAGGATGTGTGGTTTACCCATGGGCATGAAGATAATGCCAATTAACAGCCTTTTGCTTTAGTTGTGAAGTGTGGTGACTGAGTATAATTTACTTTGCATGTAATTCTCTGATTCAGGACACGATAACATTTATTCAGTGATAAATGACAATGGATGAGGACTGTGGTGACCTACTGAGCTCATGTCTCATCTAGAGGACACCACTAgctctgcacaatttcccacagAAATGTAAACCCCTACAGCCAGGTCTATGCTAGTCACTAACATGCACCAAAATCCCTACTTGACCTCTAACTGTAAGTAGAACATCTCATCTTGCAAAAGTAAACCAGTAAGGCAAGCCCAGTATAAGCCAAAGAGAGCACGAGTGTATGTCACAGCTAACTGAGAGTGATCAGTTTGAAAACTTTAATCTTTGCTTAGTCCTCTTGTAAGGCTAAGCACTCCCCCCCCAACACAATTAAGGAGAGACAGTCAGTGGATTTGTAATAGTCAGTGATGCCTGAGTCCCTACTGCAACTGGTATGTAATACTCCTAAGAGTCTTATTTGGATATAAATTGAGATGGGCTTTGTATCATAGGCCTGGGGGTGACCTCAGAACACAGGTTCACAGGGTGGGTAATAAGATTTAGGGCTGCCTAGCAGAAGTGGTAGTGTGtgggtgtgcaccaccacctggctccttaatGAGAACTCTCAATGAGTCCATCACAGTACCTCAAACTCCTCAGCAGATCCCAGGGTCCAGCTGTAAAGTGAGGGGCTAGAACAGTAGCTTCCGCACCCCTTTGCAGCTGAGCCCCAGTTCTATAACCGTCTAGTCCCTGACACCCAACAGGGGTGGCACTTGGGGCATAGTCCCCTCCCCTAGGTCTGCTGAGTGGGCATCTCCCAGGAGCTCTCATACTGATGCCTGGGAGGACCTGCTCCCTCTGCCTTTTTCTCTCCAAGTCTTGGACAGACACAGCCAGGCTGAGCCAGAGCAGCTGCtgttatttcccccaccccctcgtCCAGGAGTCACACCATGGCCATTGTTTAGTGAGAGGCTTCCCACAGCTCCTCTTTCACCCAAAAGGTCAATGCTTCCTCCTATTACTTCAAAACAGTTTGAAACTTACAACAGGGGGAGCCCACAGTGTGGAAAAGGGGACTTCCAACTTGGTACCCTGGCTGCCCTGCCCTCTGCACAGGTACCTCTGCACAGTGAGTACCAAGGTGTGGGTAGAGTTTCTGGGGTGTTTGCCTTTTCATCTTTATCTAGAATTTCTTAAGTGCCTGATGTTCTGGGAACAGGCCCAGGTAAGATATGTTATCTCCTGAACTTCTCATAAAAGCCCCACTTTTCTGTTGAAGAAGTTGAGGCTAAGGAAGGCCTCATAAGTTCCGCGAAGTTCCCCAGCTGCGCTTCACGGGGAAAGCTGAGACTTCAAGCAGGGCTCTGCTGCCACAGGCTCGGCAATGTGTCCCAGTCTTGCTGCCCAGTCAGCACCATGTGTGTCTGTCCTTGGTGTCCACTCCCCGGCTCTGCTGGCCAAACGTGGTCCCCGGGTGCCCcaagtctcccctctcctccctgcaAGGGAAGAGGGTTTGCCaagcccctcccttctctctgcctccctcctagAAGGTGCTTAGCCCACCATGGCcatttgttggatagtatgccagctccccctggcttctgcgtaaccatatgcctatatagggatagatttaatcccattcaaagctttggtctatttacataaatcacttttacatttacataaagcactccagggcattggtggttcagtgataggattcccgcttgctctgccccctccttgtcacactctgattttcaccagtcacttttctctccaccctctctatgtcacatcctgtttccaccctacttggcaagtatatataaagacagcattgtgagttttagagtaccttgagtttagcttagctcggcttagattgtgctgcgtcctgcatgaataaagagatactgcctacagctcaaccatgagtccctggtcgtttgttacccacccgtgaagccagcccagcaaaaacaacataatccgtcgaaaacaacagccaTTGTCCTCTGTTCTCTTGGAAATGACTCccacagactacacagagcttgGGGGGGAGGTCAAACTAGGGGTGCACTTTGTCCCCCCCTGAGGCACTTAGTCCCCACACCCACCCTCTGACCAGAAGAGAGTGTGGAGGCTGGATTCAGGAAATCcagggagcaagagagagtggGGAGCAGGCGTTTACTGAGCACCCCTGCACCAGATgccacttctgtctgtctctcaccactCAGCTGGCAGCAGGACACACGGGGGCTTGTTCAAGGTCACGCAGACTGGCCCAGAGGCCTCTCCTTAGTgagtcccttcccttctcaagggCCTCACCTCACAGGAGGCAGAGGGAGGCAGGTCAGGGCCAGGCCTGGGGACAGGACGTCAGCCTGGCTACAAGCCGCTCCTACAGAGCAAGCTGCGCAGAGGAGAAGCTGTGTTTAAGCTGGAGCCAGCAGTCTAAACACAGACAGCTGCTGGGGGCTTCAAGTGCAAAACAAGAACACGGCTTCCGGTACAAATTCACAGGGCAGATGACACAGCAGGGACTTATATGACTTTGCTAAGTGTAagcattaccatgttcaagaaccccagttcaaacccctgcaggagagaagcttcatgagcagtcaaacagtgctacagttgtcactttctcgctctgtctctccctttcctctcaattctgcctgtatccaaaataaataaaattaaaaaaccatcttgaaaaaagaaaataatatcagGACTATCTTTGAAAAGGTTCACCTATTAAAATATTCTAGTCATTTATTCCCCTATGTATCCATTTCCTATCTCCTAAAGAAAATTTCCTGTTAAGACTATCTGGTCAATTATTTCACTTAAAGGCATTATTTTCTTATGAATTGTCTGTCTGTATGATATATATCTATTGATACAACTGGTGGGTTGACACCATCCTACTATTATCATGTTGCTGTCAATGTCATGTAGTAGGTCTGTTTgtaattattttacatatttaggTACATATGTATCAGACACATACAtatgtttttttattagttatttacaaactatcaggggtacagttccatactgtttccatcaccagagttctgtgtccccattccatcTACTGGAAACAGCAGGTtcacccaaagtcacagatatgggtcgactattatttctatatctatgtatctatctatctatgtatctatctatctatctatcctgccTACTCTTCCTCTTTAAGTCACAGATAAACCTGttcctacttctgaatgtctttccttttctattttctctctaaTCTAGTTTTTTTTCTGATGCAACtgggtttcagagtcctctagtcatcttcccctaacatttctccctctttggGAATACTGACCAGAATTCcttatgggattcagaaggtagcagtgctggcttctgtaactgcttctctggtggacatgggcatcggcaggttgatctataccctgagtctgtttctgtctttccctagtggggcagggctctggggagttgaagttctaggacacattggtgaagtcatctgcccagggaagtcaggttggtgtcatggtagcatctgtaacttggtggctaaaatacagtaagttatgaggcaagACAAAATGTTAAATAGGAACCAGAACGTATGAATAAAGCAGGTGAGAACTGGAATTTTAGGATGGTAAAAAGCCAGGAAGTCTGTTTTTGGTATATTCcttggggcccatgattttagtaatttttttttttttacctgagcttgatagttaacatgaatGTGG
Proteins encoded in this window:
- the LOC103114483 gene encoding LOW QUALITY PROTEIN: perforin-1-like (The sequence of the model RefSeq protein was modified relative to this genomic sequence to represent the inferred CDS: substituted 1 base at 1 genomic stop codon); the protein is MWPSFLPEVSRLELELELEQERQENLVKLPLSSMATLLPILFLLPTAALAQCYASEKDECSRYHSFVPGSWMAGEGMDVTSLQRSGSFPVDTQHYLWPNGSCILCINNLQKGSIQSLPVALNYWWDHGSGCQRKVVSVKVSSTEGVARDAAQSIRNDWKVGLELNPKPXVNAQMTMASSHSKVTNFAAKKTFQDHYLFNNDEVECKFYSVCLVHAPPLHHDFKTALKALPPHFNASTQSDYIRLVSNYGTHFIRSMELGGRLSSLTAMRTCELALDGLTADEVADCLEVEAQVSIGGKATSSSEYKACEEKKKQHKMATSFHQAYRERYSEIVGGNHTSTHDTLFGQQAGPEKFTEWVASLLDNPGLVGYTLEPLHILLKNKDPRREALRQAVSTYILHKARWRDCSRPCPTGQYKSPHDPCQCVCHGSAVSTQNCCPRQRGMARLLVMNFMAAGLWGDSTTATDAYLKVFFGGQEQRTDTIWNTNDPMWRAPVDFGDVLLSTGGPLRVQVWDEYYGWDDDLLGTCDRSPQSGTHEVNCNVSHGRLKFIYQAKCLPHLGGPTCMDYAPRGLLGEPPGNRSGVVW